A window from Zingiber officinale cultivar Zhangliang chromosome 7A, Zo_v1.1, whole genome shotgun sequence encodes these proteins:
- the LOC121999565 gene encoding flap endonuclease 1-A-like, which translates to MFNRTIRLLEAGIKPVYVFDGQPPELKKQELAKRYLKRKDATNDLNTTIETGDLEGIEKYSKRTVKVTKQHNEDCKCLLRLMGVPTIEAPCEVEAQSAALCKSDKVFAVASENMDTLTFGVPRFLHHLMDPSSKKISVMEFDISKVLEELRLTMDQFIDLCILSGCDYCDNIYDKACVVEYGVSATTVPCRAIREA; encoded by the exons ATGTTCAATAGAACTATTAGATTATTAGAAGCAGGTATCAAACCAGT ATATGTATTTGACGGTCAACCTCCAGAGCTGAAGAAACAAGAACTTGCCAAAAG ataTTTAAAGAGGAAAGATGCAACTAACGATCTGAACACAACAATTGAG ACTGGTGATTTGGAGGGAATTGAAAAGTACAGCAAAAGGACTGTCAAG GTAACCAAGCAACATAATGAAGATTGTAAATGTCTCTTAAGACTAATGGGTGTGCCTACTATTGAG GCACCCTGTGAAGTAGAAGCTCAATCCGCAGCTCTTTGCAAAAGTGACAAG GTGTTTGCGGTTGCCTCAGAAAACATGGATACTTTAACTTTTGGGGTACCaaggtttctccatcatttaatGGATCCTAGTTCCAAAAAAATCTCTGTGATGGAATTTGACATTTCAAAG gttcttgaagagctaagactcactatggatcagttcattgatttgtgtattctctctggatgtgattattgtgataacatt TATGATAAAGCTTGTGTGGTTGAATATGGTGTCAGTGCTACAACTGTTCCAT gtcgggcaattcgtgaggcttga